A genomic window from Silene latifolia isolate original U9 population chromosome Y, ASM4854445v1, whole genome shotgun sequence includes:
- the LOC141628263 gene encoding uncharacterized protein LOC141628263: MANQITAIKISKLVKNVHNVELGVRVVCLWKRENHRNKGENFGIEMILVDAEGDTIHASISKSLLYKFKSKITEARTYRLGKFTVSDNNVGYMTATKIPLRIWFEYSTFAIETNDANIPKYGFQFSSFVDIIHENVKLDAYLDVLGVFECSHPIAVSEKGNEWPHIDIIDKEYVHDSIINEYADANEKSILAIQCVARAQGKGEVRITSAFEATRIYVNPDIPQVTECKELSKTSGSNSDTSITTNADNENPTIRRRLIFKTISELNNIDKAGVYSTLATINELDANFKWYYYSCKFCRRKETLDVDMLWRCTNDYCKGHREPMFDAIPSEENISGQAEGDEGNVAKLLLFETQLEGHISKTSSQCLADLKKVGIKDGIPEELDMLIGKQWLCKIEVSKRYNIEQKSNCFTALCITDEEESIAWWKAKYTDAKAIASTENISRDENASSNKLPVKVKVKVKIEKN, translated from the exons ATGGCTAACCAAATTACAGCAATAAAAATTTCCAAGTTGGTGAAGAACGTTCATAATGTCGAGTTGGGTGTTCGTGTTGTCTGCTTATGGAAACGAGAGAATCATAGGAACAAGGGCGAAAATTTTGGCATTGAAATGATCTTGGTTGATGCAGAA GGTGACACTATTCATGCAAGTATCAGCAAGTCATTGTTGTACAAATTCAAAAGTAAAATCACTGAAGCTCGTACTTATAGGCTCGGCAAGTTCACGGTCTCAGATAATAATGTTGGGTATATGACTGCTACCAAAATTCCATTGAGGATTTGGTTTGAGTACTCTACTTTTGCTATTGAAACAAATGATGCAAACATTCCTAAGTATGGATTTCAATTCTCAAGCTTTGTGGACATTATCCATGAAAATGTCAAGCTTGATGCATACCTAG ATGTGCTTGGAGTATTTGAGTGTTCACATCCCATTGCTGTATCTGAAAAAGGGAATGAATGGCCTCACATTGACATAATTGACAAAGAGTATGTACATGATAGT ATCATTAATGAGTATGCGGATGCAAATGAAAAGTCAATACTAGCAATACAGTGTGTTGCTCGGGCACAAGGGAAGG GTGAAGTTCGTATAACAAGCGCATTTGAGGCAACACGTATTTACGTGAACCCTGATATTCCACAAGTTACAGAATGCAAAGAACTTTCCAAAACAAGTGGGTCAAACTCTGATACCTCAATAACCACCAATGCAGATAATGAGAACCCTACCATTCGCCGAAGGCTGATATTCAAGACAATTTCTGAACTCAACAACATTGACAAA GCTGGAGTGTACAGCACATTAGCTACGATTAATGAATTAGATGCAAACTTTAAATGGTACTACTATTCATGTAAATTCTGCCGTAGGAAAGAAACTTTAGATGTAGACATGTTATGGAGATGCACGAACGATTACTGCAAGGGTCATCGTGAACCAATGTTTGATGCAATTCCTAG TGAGGAAAATATCAGCGGCCAGGCAGAAGGTGACGAGGGGAATGTTGCCAAGTTGTTGTTGTTCGAGACTCAATTGGAAGGCCATATCAGCAAAACTTCTAGCCAATGTCTCGCTGACCTGAAAAAG GTTGGAATCAAAGATGGTATTCCAGAAGAACTTGATATGCTTATTGGGAAGCAATGGTTGTGCAAAATAGAGGTTTCAAAGAGATATAATATTGAGCAAAAGTCGAACTGTTTCACAGCCCTGTGTATAACAGATGAAGAGGAATCGATTGCATGGTGGAAGGCAAAATACACTGATGCAAAG GCAATTGCATCCACTGAAAATATATCACGTGATGAAAATGCATCCAGCAACAAGCTTCCAGTGAAAGTGAAAGTGAAAGTGAAGATTGAGAAGAATTAA